Proteins from one Porites lutea chromosome 3, jaPorLute2.1, whole genome shotgun sequence genomic window:
- the LOC140930913 gene encoding protein SPMIP7-like → MAVVSNSSLTRPPFGTFRLHLPEDSVATDQRLKRQQAAGRFPSTFTTYDIPSFQEKDEAFFRRFAEQGERRVDAPRRSDTPVVDPISGFTSVGADAEDGNYKQIEPLVNKDHRPQSAVPYGRPIVSPIPDLRSQNAPWETKNKELEQLVQSPSQFPGSREAKDLASQKVPTSELLKNKEWRDAVATRAFYTSETQKLYSGVDWSSRIPPSLPPPPTTVELQPDMVSYRFANKRYAPKADTWQQIGSRPHSWDFVQSRNGYHTYGPTNFCSPSKKTGHIPGYSGHSPGYGERDHPRKTFIPIAVLRTSKPRYTDTAKRGNIPGYAGCVLFSAHHPSHSREPDPKTCTTARVHRELKLPSKVQLSPFRHKGPMSKMVTLTRPYNPFNKV, encoded by the exons ATGGCCGTGGTGTCAAACTCTTCTCTCACCCGGCCTCCGTTCGGAACATTTCGTCTCCACCTACCCGAGGACTCCGTGGCGACGGATCAAAGACTAAAGCGACAACAAGCGGCCGGTAGATTTCCCTCTACGTTTACCACTTATGACATTCCCTCGTTTCAAGAGAAAGACGAGGCGTTTTTCCGCCGGTTTGCTGAGCAAGGAGAGCGTCGTGTGGACGCTCCAAGACGCAGTGATACTCCGGTTGTCGATCCTATAAGTGGCTTTACTTCGGTGGGTGCTGATGCGGAAGATGGTAATTATAAACAAATCGAACCTCTAGTGAACAAAGATCATCGGCCACAGTCAGCTGTTCCGTATGGTAGACCTATTGTTTCACCCATTCCTGACTTGAGAAGTCAAAATGCTCCCTgggaaaccaaaaataaag aGCTAGAACAGCTTGTGCAATCTCCAAGTCAGTTTCCTGGATCAAGAGAGGCAAAAGACCTTGCATCACAAAAG gtTCCTACTAGTGAACTGTTAAAGAACAAAGAATGGAGAGATGCTGTTGCCACCAGAGCATTTTATACATCAGAAACACAAAA GTTATACAGTGGAGTTGATTGGAGCTCCAGAATCCCCCCTTCCCTCCCTCCCCCGCCCACTACAGTCGAGCTGCAGCCAGACATGGTGTCCTACAGATTTGCTAACAAGCGATATGCACCCAAGGCTGACACTTGGCAG CAAATTGGTAGCAGACCGCACAGCTGGGATTTTGTGCAGTCAAGGAATGGATACCATACTTATGGACCCACCAATTT CTGCAGCCCAAGCAAGAAGACTGGACACATTCCGGGATACAG tGGACATTCCCCTGGTTACGGAGAAAGAGATCATCCAAGGAAAACCTTTATTCCTATCGCTGTATTGCGGACTTCAAAACCGAGATATACAGACACAGCAAA GCGTGGTAATATTCCCGGTTACGCTGGCTGTGTGCTGTTTTCAGCTCATCATCCAAGTCATAGTAGAGAACCAGATCCAAAAACTTGCACAACGGCAAGAGTTCACAG GGAGCTCAAACTGCCATCCAAAGTTCAACTGTCGCCATTCAGACACAAAGGGCCAATGTCAAAGATGGTGACATTAACTCGCCCGTACAATCCATTTAACAAAGTTTAG